Proteins encoded by one window of Halichondria panicea chromosome 8, odHalPani1.1, whole genome shotgun sequence:
- the LOC135340196 gene encoding uncharacterized protein LOC135340196 has protein sequence MTTSVQTVEMIQMTMMMNRSLTPSCSNLNFVRWNVHISIIGFQLAKCVPTCKIKYPLSLLKVDGEVLLQLTACDDYLKEIASLIGDRLKIKRVDNSNVSYFSVDKQLSSILIAPVEYFFRYKNSEVLCSEVLCFCSLISGFLYYTDEFCLITGATITGATQTRFKQKWQEYETLLFKLLGGSESESEGILDFIHVDGVVYVCICMYCNAQDLCLYPCTDQCTSYALRLLSVSLARRGKQQSVLQFEVIIMPVCIVFVFTSFYFLVHVQCDTGFTISSV, from the exons ATGACAACATCAGTACAGACAGTGGAGATGATACAGATGACGATGATGATGAACCGC TCACTCACACCCAGTTGTTCGAATCTCAATTTTGTCAGGTGGAATGTGCATATTTCTATTATAGGCTTTCAGTTAGCCAAGTGTGTGCCTACCTGCAAAATAAAATACCCACTATCTCTACTCAAGGTTGATGGAGAAGTGTTACTACAGCTGACTGCTTGTGATGACTATTTGAAAGAAATAGCTTCACTGATAGGTGATCGTTTGAAGATAAAGAGAGTGGATAACTCTAATGTAAGTTATTTTAGTGTGGACAAGCAGCTAAGTTCTATTTTAATAGCTCCTGTCGAGTACTTCTTCAGATA CAAGAATAGTGAGGTTTTATGTAGTGAGGTTTTATGTTTTTGCTCACTTATTTCAGGTTTTCTATATTACACAGATGAGTTTTGTTTAATCACGGGAGCTACAATCACGGGAGCTACTCAAACTCGCTTCAAGCAGAAGTGGCAGGAGTATGAAACGCTGCTGTTTAAGTTATTGGGAGGCTCCGAGAGTGAATCTGAAGGTATACTTGATTTTATACATGTTGATggtgttgtgtatgtgtgtatctGCATGTATTGTAACGCGCAAGATCTGTGTTTGTACCCATGTACAGACCAATGTACATCATATGCTCTGCGTCTCTTGAGTGTTAGCCTTGCTAGACGTGGGAAACAACAATCAGTGTTACAATTcgaggttataattatgccagtATGTATAGTATTCGTATTTACTTCCTTTTACttccttgtacatgtacaatgtgatACTGGTTTCACAATAAGCAGTGTTTAA